From one Rhopalosiphum padi isolate XX-2018 chromosome 2, ASM2088224v1, whole genome shotgun sequence genomic stretch:
- the LOC132923267 gene encoding coiled-coil-helix-coiled-coil-helix domain-containing protein 7, with protein sequence MSEAKNGDSNPCLQEQRLSFKCLQDNFGDKTQCEPQIENYKDCKTFWYNIFKERKNNKIKPYMPSLEERIKIKKEYMSGQ encoded by the exons ATGTCTGAAGCAAAAAATGGAGATTCAAATCCTTGCTTGCag GAACAGAGGTTATCATTCAAATGCTTACAAGATAATTTTGGTGATAAAACTCAATGTGAACCACAAATAGAAAATTACAAAGACTGCAAAACATTTTGG tacaatattttcaaagaacggaaaaacaataaaataaagccATATATGCCATCATTAGAAGAAAGGATAAAAATTAAGAAGGAATACATGAGTGgtcaataa
- the LOC132923262 gene encoding AP-1 complex subunit beta-1, translated as MTDSKYFTTTKKGEIFELKSELNSDKKEKKREAVKKVIASMTVGKDVSALFPDVVNCMQTDNLELKKLVYLYLMNYAKSNPDMAIMAVNTFVKDCEDPNPLIRALAVRTMGCIRVEKITEYLCEPLRKCLRDEDPYVRKTAAVCVAKLYDINAQLVDDQGFLEQLKELLSDSNPMVVANAVAALSEMNEASITGSPLIEMNSQTINKLLTALNECTEWGQVFILDSLANYSPKDDREAQSICERITPRLAHANAAVVLSAIKVLMKLMEMLPTDSDFVTTLTKKLAPPLVTLLSTEPEVQYVALRNINLIVQKRPDILKHEMKVFFVKYNDPIYVKLEKLDIMIRLASQANIAQVLSELKEYATEVDVDFVRKAVRAIGRCAIKVEQSAERCVSTLLDLIQTKVNYVVQEAIVVIKDIFRKYPNKYESIISLLCENLDTLDEPEARASMIWIIGEYAERIDNADELLESFLEGFHDENTQVQLQLLTAIVKLFLKRPTDTQELVQQVLSLATQDSDNPDLRDRGFIYWRLLSTDPGAAKDVVLAEKPLISEETDLLEPTLLDELVCHISSLASVYHKPPNAFVEGRPGLRKSLPARNENSSASNVPQAAVIPAPQESLIGDLLSMDLTTPAVVNTSVQPPSVDLLASGLDSLLTTSDLPAASSSNTGLLGDIFGFTPTPVSYSPPKQLWLPSENGKGLEIMGTFSRKNGQISMDMTLKNKAMQPMSGFAIQLNKNSFGLTPSRPLQVLNPLLPTASYETSLALATTGLIQRMEPITNLQVAIKNNIDVLYFACIIPMNVFFIEDGQMDKRVFLKTWKDIPAENEVQFTLKNVLCNTEAIVLKMSQNNVFTIAKRHVEGQDMLYQSLKLTNGNWVLNELKIQPGNPNITLSLKLLAMEVAQGVFQAYDAILHS; from the exons atgacaGACAGCAAATACTTCACCACCACAAAAAAAGGTGAAATATTTGAACTGAAATCTGAATTAAATAGcgacaaaaaagaaaaaaagagagAAGCTGTAAAAAAG gttaTAGCATCTATGACAGTTGGTAAAGATGTGTCTGCTCTTTTCCCTGATGTTGTAAACTGTATGCAAACTGATAACTTAGAACTGAAGAAacttgtttatttgtatttgatgAATTATGCTAAAAGCAATCCTGATATGGCTATTATGGCTGTCAATACATTTGTTAAg GATTGTGAAGATCCAAATCCACTAATACGTGCTTTAGCAGTGCGTACTATGGGTTGCATCAGAGTGGAAAAAATAACCGAATATCTATGTGAACCATTGCGTAAATGCTTGCGAGACGAAGATCCATATGTACGTAAAACTGCTGCTGTTTGTGTTGCTAAACTCTATGACATAAATGCTCAACTAGTTGACGATCAAGGATTTTTAGAACAACTAAAAGAACTCTTATCAGACTCTAATCCTAtg gtGGTTGCTAATGCTGTTGCAGCTTTATCTGAAATGAATGAAGCTAGTATAACTGGTTCTCCATTGATTGAAATGAATTCACAAACCATTAATAAACTTCTAACTGCGTTAAATGAATGCACAGAATGGGGTCAAGTGTTTATTCTTGATTCATTAGCTAATTACAGCCCAAAAGATGATCGAGAGGCACaaag cataTGTGAAAGAATAACACCCAGATTAGCTCATGCTAATGCAGCTGTTGTTTTGTCTGCTATTAAAGTGTTAATGAAACTAATGGAAATGTTACCAACTGATTCCGATTTTGTTACTACATTGACTAAAAAACTTGCTCCACCACTTGTTACTTTATTATCTACTGAACCagaa gttcaATATGTTGCGctcagaaatattaatttaatagtgcAAAAGAGGCCTGATATACTTAAACATGAAAtgaaagttttttttgttaaatataatgatcctatttatgtaaaattagaaaaattggaTATTATGATACGCTTAGCATCACAAGCAAATATAGCACAAGTTCTTTCAGAACTAAaaga gtATGCCACTGAAGTTGATGTTGATTTTGTGCGCAAAGCAGTTCGTGCAATTGGTCGATGTGCAATTAAAGTAGAACAGTCTGCTGAACGCTGCGTATCTACACTTTTGGACCTCATACAAACAAAAGTAAACTATGTAGTTCAAGAAgcaattgttgttattaaagaTATATTCCGAAAATATCCTAACAAGTACGAAAgcataatatctttattatgtgaaaatttGGACACACTTGATGAGCCTGAAGCAAGAGCATCTATGATTTGGATAATTGGAGAATATGCTGAACGTATTGATAATGCTGATGAATTATTAGAAAGCTTCTTAGAAGGTTTTCATGATGAAAATACTCAAGTACAATTGCAGTTATTAACTGCTATCGTTAAACTGTTTTTGAAGAGACCTACTGACACTCAAGAATTAGTACAACAAGTCTTAAGTTTAGCTACACAAGATTCAGATAATCCTGATTTACGTGATCGTGGTTTTATTTATTGGAGATTGCTGTCTACTGATCCGGGTGCAGCCAAAGATGTAGTACTTGCTGAAAAACCACTAATTTCTGAGGAAACTGATCTTTTAGAACCAACCTTACTTGATGAACTTGTATGTCATATTTCTAGTCTGGCCAGTGTTTATCATAAGCCACCAAATGCATTTGTTGAAGGACGACCAGGATTACGAAAATCTTTACCAGCCAg AAATGAAAATTCTTCTGCAAGTAATGTTCCTCAAGCTGCAGTCATACCTGCACCACAAGAATCGTTGATTGGAGATCTTCTTAGTATGGATCTGACTACTCCAGCTGTTGTTAATACGTCTGTTCAACCGCCTTCTGTTGATTTACTAGCTTCTGGGTTGGATTCATTATTAACGACATCTGACTTACCAGCAGCTTCATCATCAAATACAGGTTTGCTTGGTGACATTTTTGGATTCACACCAACACCAGTATCTTATTCTCCACCCAAACAACTTTGGTTACCTAGTGAAAATGGCAAAGGATTAGAAATTATGGGAACATTTTCGAGAAA aaatggtCAAATTAGTATGGACATGACTCTCAAGAACAAAGCTATGCAACCAATGAGTGGATTTGCTATTCAGTTGAACAAAAATTC ttttggcTTGACACCATCTCGCCCGTTACAAGTATTAAACCCATTATTACCTACAGCATCTTATGAAACCAGCTTAGCTCTTGCGACCACTGGACTTATTCAACGAATGGAACCCATAACTAATCttcaa GtggcaataaaaaataacattgatgttttatattttgcttGTATCATACCAATGAATGTATTCTTTATCGAAGATGGTCAAATGGACAAACgagtttttttgaaaacttgGAAAGATATACCTGCAGAAAATGAAGTCCAGTTCACTTTGAAAAATGTTCTTTGCAACacag AGGCTATTGTTTTGAAGATGTCACAAAATAATGTGTTTACAATAGCTAAAAGGCACGTTGAAGGTCAGGACATGTTGTACCAATCATTAAAGTTGACTAATGGCAATTGGGTGTTGAATGAGCTAAAAATTCAACCAGGAAATCCAAACATAACT ctATCATTAAAGTTACTAGCTATGGAAGTGGCCCAAGGAGTCTTCCAAGCATATGATGCTATCCTTCATTCATAG
- the LOC132922280 gene encoding transmembrane emp24 domain-containing protein 3: MIPSNKKSLIAFLFSSYCICLVKSIELTFELQDKAKDCYYENIEKNTSTTLEYQVVTGGQYDVDVIIESPAKEILYRQVKSQFDSHTFVATVSGPYAICFSNEFSTFSHKLVYMDLQVGEEDSLPGIGEQVTVMTQMETTSQDIHEYLNKIIDYQTHHRLKEAQSRKRAEDLNHHVALWSATETVAILLVAIVQVFMLKRFFTEKSPTQIQYKSMY, encoded by the exons ATGATACCATCGAATAAGAAATCACTTAtcgcatttttattttcatcgtaCTGCATCTGTTTGGTGAAATCAATCGAGTTGACTTTTGAACTTCAGGACAAAGCAAAGGATTGTTACTATGagaatatagaaaaaaacacGTCCACCACTCTGGAATATCAA GTTGTCACTGGTGGTCAATACGATGTTGACGTGATAATCGAGTCCCCGGCAAAAGAAATTCTATACAGACAAGTGAAATCACAATTTGACAGCCATACATTTGTTGCAACAGTGAGTGGACCATATGCCATTTGTTTTAGTAATGAGTTTTCAACGTTCTCGCACAAGCTCGTGTACATGGACTTGCAAGTTGGTGAGGAAGACTCTCTGCCTGGTATAGGAGAACAAGTGACTGTTATGACTCag ATGGAAACAACATCACAAGATATTcatgaatatttaaacaaaattatcgaCTATCAAACTCATCATAGATTAAAAGAGGCCCAAAGTCGTAAACGTGCTGAAGATCTAAATCACCATGTAGCTTTATGGTCAGCTACAGAAACTGTTGCAATATTATTAGTCGCAATTGTGCAAGTATTTATGTTGAAAAGATTCTTTACAGAAAAATCACCAACACAAATTCAATATAAGTCAATGTATTAA